A stretch of the Ensifer sp. PDNC004 genome encodes the following:
- a CDS encoding endonuclease/exonuclease/phosphatase family protein — translation MRFVSYNIQYGIGLDGRFDPERIAAEIGDADIIALQEVTRGFHRNGHVDLVTRFEKLFPGHFSAFHAPCDIDVGSAIEDGRAVSRRFQFGNMILSRWPILATRLIPLPRTRTISPMNLQRGATEALIVTPAGPLRVYSVHLDHVLPAERIAQIRYLKDRLLGYPLEGGAITGAADFGLAEPPYPEDFVVMGDFNMEPETPEYCAMVGSRDAYYGRSLRLENPVDALAHLGRLTLESYSWVHPENPEKRMHLDYCFLSAGLASRLTDAWTNYDAKGSDHLPIGFTLA, via the coding sequence GTGCGGTTCGTAAGCTACAACATCCAATACGGCATCGGTCTCGACGGCCGGTTCGACCCCGAGCGCATTGCCGCCGAGATCGGCGATGCCGATATCATTGCGCTGCAGGAAGTGACACGCGGCTTTCACCGCAACGGCCATGTCGATCTCGTCACCCGCTTCGAAAAGCTGTTTCCCGGCCATTTCTCCGCCTTCCATGCCCCCTGCGACATCGACGTCGGTTCGGCGATCGAGGATGGACGCGCCGTCAGCCGCCGTTTCCAGTTCGGCAACATGATCCTGTCGCGCTGGCCAATCCTTGCGACGAGGCTCATCCCCTTGCCGCGCACCCGCACGATCAGCCCAATGAACCTGCAGCGCGGGGCGACCGAAGCGCTGATCGTGACGCCTGCCGGTCCGCTGCGGGTCTATTCCGTGCATCTCGATCACGTGCTGCCGGCCGAGCGCATCGCCCAGATCCGCTATCTGAAGGACCGGCTGCTCGGCTATCCGCTCGAAGGCGGCGCGATCACCGGCGCCGCTGACTTTGGTCTTGCCGAGCCGCCGTATCCGGAAGACTTCGTCGTCATGGGCGATTTCAACATGGAGCCCGAGACCCCCGAATACTGCGCCATGGTTGGCTCGCGCGACGCCTATTATGGCCGCTCGCTGCGGCTCGAAAATCCGGTCGACGCGCTTGCCCATCTCGGACGGCTGACACTGGAAAGCTATAGCTGGGTCCATCCCGAAAACCCCGAAAAACGCATGCATCTCGACTATTGTTTCCTGAGCGCCGGCCTCGCATCGCGCCTGACGGATGCCTGGACAAACTACGACGCCAAAGGTTCCGATCATCTGCCCATCGGCTTCACGCTTGCATGA
- the proB gene encoding glutamate 5-kinase: MTKTRKPLLKYRRVVIKIGSALLVDRATGLKKAWLDAMCADIAGLKAKGVEVLVVSSGAIALGRTVLNVPSGALKLEESQAAAAVGQIALARAWSESLSTDAIVAGQVLLTLGDTEERRRYLNARATINQLLKLGAVPIINENDTVATTEIRYGDNDRLAARVATMVGADLLVLLSDIDGLYTAPPHLDPNARFLETIAEITPEIEAMAGGAASELSRGGMRTKIDAGKIATTAGCAMIIASGKPDHPLAAIEDGARSSWFAPSGSPVTARKTWIAGQLLPAGTLRVDAGAEEALRSGKSLLPAGVRDVTGSFSRGDTIAILGTSGREIARGLAGYDADEARQIAGKKSAEIAAILGYAGRAAMVHRDDMVMTGKRAEAEGSRKDEVHA; this comes from the coding sequence ATGACCAAGACCCGCAAGCCGCTTTTGAAGTATCGCCGGGTCGTCATCAAGATCGGGTCGGCATTGCTGGTCGACCGCGCCACCGGGCTGAAGAAAGCCTGGCTCGACGCCATGTGCGCCGACATCGCCGGCCTCAAGGCCAAGGGCGTCGAAGTGCTGGTCGTCTCCTCGGGCGCAATCGCGCTCGGCCGCACCGTGCTCAATGTCCCCTCGGGCGCGCTGAAGCTGGAGGAGAGCCAGGCCGCCGCCGCCGTCGGCCAGATCGCGCTGGCGCGTGCCTGGTCGGAGAGCCTTTCGACCGACGCCATCGTCGCTGGCCAGGTGCTTTTGACGCTGGGTGACACGGAAGAACGCCGCCGGTATTTGAACGCCCGCGCCACCATCAACCAGTTACTGAAGCTCGGCGCCGTGCCGATCATCAACGAGAACGATACGGTCGCCACCACGGAAATCCGCTATGGCGACAACGATCGCCTCGCCGCCCGCGTCGCCACCATGGTCGGCGCCGATTTGCTGGTGCTGCTCTCCGATATCGATGGGCTCTACACGGCCCCGCCGCATCTCGACCCCAACGCCCGTTTCCTCGAAACGATCGCCGAGATCACGCCCGAAATCGAGGCGATGGCCGGCGGTGCGGCATCCGAGCTTTCGCGTGGCGGCATGCGCACCAAGATCGACGCCGGCAAGATCGCCACGACCGCCGGCTGCGCCATGATCATCGCGTCGGGCAAGCCCGATCATCCGCTGGCGGCGATCGAAGACGGTGCCCGCTCGTCCTGGTTCGCCCCATCAGGGTCGCCGGTGACCGCGCGCAAGACCTGGATTGCCGGGCAATTGCTGCCGGCCGGAACGCTCCGCGTCGATGCCGGCGCCGAAGAGGCGCTGCGCTCGGGCAAGAGCCTGCTACCGGCCGGTGTTCGTGACGTGACGGGTAGCTTCAGCCGCGGCGACACGATCGCCATTCTCGGCACCTCCGGCCGCGAGATCGCCCGTGGTCTTGCCGGCTACGATGCCGACGAGGCCCGCCAGATCGCCGGCAAGAAATCGGCCGAGATCGCCGCGATCCTTGGCTATGCCGGCCGCGCCGCCATGGTGCACCGCGACGATATGGTGATGACCGGAAAACGCGCTGAGGCCGAGGGCAGCCGGAAGGATGAAGTCCATGCTTGA
- the rpmA gene encoding 50S ribosomal protein L27, producing the protein MAHKKAGGSSRNGRDSESKRLGVKKFGGEQVIAGNIILRQRGTKWHPGANVGLGKDHTIFALTAGNVNFRTKANGRVYVSVMPKAEAAE; encoded by the coding sequence ATGGCACACAAAAAAGCTGGCGGTTCGTCGCGTAACGGTCGCGATTCTGAGTCCAAGCGCCTTGGCGTGAAGAAGTTCGGCGGCGAGCAGGTCATCGCCGGCAACATTATTCTGCGTCAGCGCGGTACCAAGTGGCATCCGGGCGCCAATGTCGGCCTCGGTAAGGACCACACGATTTTTGCACTTACGGCCGGCAACGTGAACTTCCGTACGAAGGCCAATGGCCGCGTGTACGTGTCTGTAATGCCGAAAGCCGAAGCAGCGGAATAA
- a CDS encoding glutamate-5-semialdehyde dehydrogenase has protein sequence MLDEVKNRQDVESVMLEIGRNAKAASRPLAIASAERKHAALIAMADAVVARTHDILAANAIDLENARESGVAASFIDRLTLSESRIRDMANGIRAIAEFKDPVGDVIAEWDRPNGLHIERVRTPLGVIGVIYESRPNVTADAGALCLKAGNAVILRGGSDSFHSSGAIHACLVEGLKAAGLPEHAIQMVPVADRAAVGAMLSGLGGTIDVIVPRGGKSLVARVQNEARVPVFAHLEGLCHIYVDASADLAMAEKIVVNAKMRRTGICGAAETLLIDRNDAERLVKPLLNALLAAGCEVRVSDELAGIVDGLKAAKDEDWATEYLDAIISVKLVDGISGAIEHISTWSSAHTEAVIAEDPEVVERFFSEIDSAILLHNASTQFADGGEFGMGGEIGIATGKMHARGPVGVEQLTSFKYRVRGAGQVRP, from the coding sequence ATGCTTGACGAGGTGAAGAACAGGCAAGACGTCGAAAGCGTCATGCTGGAGATCGGCCGCAACGCCAAGGCCGCCAGCCGACCGCTCGCCATCGCCAGCGCCGAACGCAAGCACGCCGCCCTGATCGCCATGGCCGACGCGGTCGTCGCCCGCACGCACGATATCCTGGCCGCCAATGCGATCGACCTTGAAAACGCCCGCGAAAGCGGCGTCGCCGCCTCTTTCATCGACCGCCTGACACTGAGCGAAAGCCGCATCCGCGACATGGCGAACGGCATTCGTGCAATTGCCGAATTCAAGGATCCGGTCGGCGACGTCATTGCCGAATGGGATCGCCCGAACGGATTGCATATCGAGCGCGTGCGCACGCCGCTCGGCGTCATCGGCGTCATCTATGAAAGCCGGCCCAATGTGACGGCTGACGCCGGCGCGCTCTGCCTCAAGGCCGGCAATGCCGTGATCTTGCGCGGCGGCTCCGACAGCTTTCATTCCTCGGGCGCGATCCACGCCTGCCTGGTCGAGGGGCTGAAGGCTGCCGGTCTGCCCGAACATGCGATCCAGATGGTGCCGGTCGCCGACCGCGCCGCCGTCGGAGCCATGCTTTCGGGTCTTGGCGGCACGATCGACGTCATCGTTCCCCGCGGCGGCAAGAGCCTGGTGGCTCGCGTCCAGAACGAAGCGCGCGTGCCGGTCTTTGCCCATCTCGAAGGGCTCTGCCACATCTATGTCGACGCCTCGGCCGATCTCGCCATGGCGGAAAAAATCGTCGTCAACGCCAAGATGCGCCGCACCGGCATCTGCGGTGCTGCCGAAACGCTGCTGATCGACCGCAACGACGCCGAGCGGCTGGTCAAGCCGTTGCTGAACGCGCTGCTGGCAGCGGGCTGCGAAGTGCGCGTCTCCGACGAACTCGCAGGCATCGTCGACGGGTTGAAGGCGGCCAAGGACGAGGACTGGGCGACGGAATATCTCGACGCCATCATCTCGGTGAAGCTGGTGGACGGCATTTCGGGTGCCATCGAGCACATCTCCACCTGGTCGTCGGCGCATACGGAAGCGGTGATTGCCGAAGACCCGGAGGTCGTCGAGCGCTTCTTCTCGGAAATCGATTCCGCGATCCTCTTGCACAACGCCTCGACCCAGTTTGCCGATGGCGGCGAATTCGGCATGGGCGGCGAGATCGGCATCGCCACAGGCAAGATGCATGCGCGCGGCCCGGTCGGCGTCGAACAGTTGACCTCCTTCAAGTATCGGGTGCGTGGTGCTGGACAGGTCAGGCCCTGA
- a CDS encoding GNAT family N-acetyltransferase → MQTELLREDQSRSPEQRLRPQRSRTDCPILLSPRLVLRAPHEDDIDALAHLANNANVATMVSRMPHPYTTADAADFVRRAKAGTIGKCVYAITKADNGAFLGCCGIEPHPDGKTAELGYWLGEPYWNQGYATEAAQVLTDMAFRTRDIDQIDARCRVMNLASRRVIQKCGFQFQGSGMVGSLALGGSISVEWYRLDRKTWVSLRSWGGMR, encoded by the coding sequence ATGCAAACCGAGTTGTTGAGGGAAGACCAATCCCGGTCTCCCGAGCAGAGGCTGCGGCCCCAACGGTCAAGGACCGATTGCCCGATATTGTTGTCACCCCGGCTCGTTCTGCGCGCGCCCCATGAAGACGATATCGACGCCCTTGCCCATCTTGCCAACAATGCCAATGTCGCGACCATGGTCTCGCGCATGCCGCACCCGTATACGACGGCCGACGCCGCCGACTTCGTGCGACGCGCGAAAGCCGGCACGATTGGCAAGTGCGTCTACGCGATTACCAAAGCGGACAATGGCGCATTTCTCGGTTGCTGCGGTATCGAGCCGCATCCCGACGGCAAGACGGCGGAACTCGGCTACTGGCTGGGCGAGCCTTACTGGAACCAGGGTTATGCCACCGAGGCGGCCCAGGTCCTGACCGACATGGCCTTCCGCACCCGTGATATCGACCAGATCGATGCGCGCTGCCGCGTCATGAACCTCGCGTCGCGCCGGGTCATCCAGAAGTGCGGCTTCCAGTTCCAGGGAAGCGGCATGGTCGGCAGCCTGGCGCTCGGCGGCTCGATATCAGTCGAATGGTACCGGCTCGACCGCAAGACCTGGGTCTCCTTGAGAAGCTGGGGAGGCATGCGATGA
- a CDS encoding GNAT family N-acetyltransferase codes for MNALASERQRVVARPGPGPCPVIETKRLVLRPHRRNDAEAIAQSLGDFQVARMLARVPAPYDQQDALDWLTAQTSGLTPDWTFAVTTGDDVHIGCVGIELRHGQWHVGYWLNRFYWGKGFASEAAYAAVERFFRRMPETTLYSGVFADNPGSLKVQEKIGFQITGCTQVYALARNAMVAHIETRLTAADLHRPH; via the coding sequence ATGAACGCGCTCGCCTCCGAACGCCAGCGGGTCGTTGCCCGCCCCGGTCCCGGCCCCTGCCCGGTCATCGAGACCAAGCGCCTGGTCCTGCGCCCGCACCGACGGAACGACGCCGAGGCGATCGCCCAGTCGCTCGGCGATTTCCAGGTGGCGCGCATGCTGGCGCGCGTGCCGGCACCCTACGATCAGCAGGACGCGCTCGACTGGTTGACGGCGCAGACCTCGGGGCTGACGCCGGACTGGACCTTCGCCGTCACCACCGGTGACGACGTGCATATCGGCTGCGTCGGCATCGAACTCCGCCACGGCCAATGGCATGTCGGCTACTGGCTGAACCGCTTCTACTGGGGCAAGGGCTTTGCCTCGGAGGCAGCCTATGCGGCGGTCGAGCGCTTCTTCCGCCGCATGCCCGAAACGACCCTGTATTCCGGCGTCTTTGCCGACAATCCAGGATCGCTGAAGGTGCAGGAGAAGATCGGCTTCCAGATCACCGGCTGCACCCAGGTCTATGCACTCGCCCGCAACGCCATGGTTGCGCATATCGAGACGCGGCTGACCGCTGCCGATCTGCACCGACCGCACTAA
- the obgE gene encoding GTPase ObgE yields MKFLDETKVYIRSGDGGAGAVSFRREKFIEFGGPDGGDGGRGGDVWVEAVNGLNTLIDFRYQQHFKAKTGQHGMGRNRTGAGGDDVTLKVPVGTQIFEEDNETLIVDMVAEGQRYRLAAGGNGGFGNAHFRSSTNQAPNWANPGLEGDEKTLWLRLKLIADAGLVGLPNAGKSTFLAACTRARPKIANYPFTTLHPNLGVATIDGNEFIIADIPGLIEGAHEGVGIGDRFLGHVERTRVLLHLVSAQEEDVAKAYKTVRHELEAYGGGLEDKPQIVALSQIDVLDEDELKVKAKALAKACGEQPLLLSAAVGKGMTEALRALRSVIVAAKAGEGFGEENL; encoded by the coding sequence ATGAAATTTCTCGACGAAACGAAAGTCTATATCCGCTCCGGCGACGGCGGCGCAGGCGCCGTCTCGTTCCGGCGCGAGAAGTTCATCGAGTTCGGCGGACCGGACGGCGGCGACGGCGGCCGTGGCGGCGATGTCTGGGTGGAGGCTGTCAACGGTCTCAACACCCTCATCGACTTCCGCTACCAGCAGCACTTCAAGGCCAAGACCGGCCAGCACGGCATGGGCCGCAACCGCACCGGCGCCGGCGGCGACGACGTGACGCTGAAGGTACCGGTCGGCACCCAGATCTTCGAAGAAGACAACGAGACCCTGATCGTCGACATGGTCGCTGAAGGCCAGCGCTACCGGTTGGCCGCCGGCGGCAACGGCGGCTTCGGCAACGCTCATTTCAGGTCTTCGACCAACCAGGCGCCGAACTGGGCCAACCCCGGCCTCGAAGGTGACGAGAAGACGCTGTGGCTGCGGCTGAAGCTGATCGCCGATGCCGGTCTCGTCGGGCTGCCGAACGCCGGCAAGTCGACCTTCCTTGCCGCCTGCACCCGCGCGCGGCCGAAGATCGCCAACTATCCGTTCACGACGCTGCATCCCAATCTCGGCGTCGCCACCATCGACGGCAACGAGTTCATCATCGCCGACATTCCGGGCCTCATCGAAGGCGCGCATGAGGGTGTGGGCATCGGCGACCGTTTCCTCGGTCATGTCGAGCGCACCCGCGTGCTGCTCCATCTCGTCTCCGCCCAGGAAGAAGATGTCGCCAAGGCCTATAAGACCGTCAGGCACGAGCTCGAAGCCTATGGCGGCGGCCTCGAAGACAAGCCGCAGATCGTGGCGCTGTCGCAGATCGACGTGCTCGACGAGGACGAACTGAAGGTGAAGGCCAAGGCGCTGGCGAAGGCCTGTGGAGAGCAGCCCCTGCTGCTGTCCGCCGCGGTCGGCAAGGGCATGACCGAAGCGCTGCGGGCATTGCGCAGCGTCATCGTCGCCGCCAAGGCCGGTGAAGGCTTCGGCGAGGAGAACCTCTGA